A window from Rana temporaria chromosome 8, aRanTem1.1, whole genome shotgun sequence encodes these proteins:
- the PGAP4 gene encoding post-GPI attachment to proteins factor 4, which translates to MRLSAIFRSFCFRFLVLIVLTLLLAPICLRDLLYSPLFSRQLNLRRLSREFLHRSLQDGSNALQHFHQIVSTSSTVPPNTSVPCVHRAAGSLRPSRIRGTTSLVVTIITTRRRSEYHYLLQVTRGFLDRMSECGQDCSTFQILICNVDSFPEGHSDACLLSHLLPTVSRHWTEHVGEAPNRFEQEKRDYAFCLSHTLEAYNPEYVLLVEDDAVPLNDIFNAFFHLVKVRFPQEPLGGGLYVKLYHPERLQGYINPEPMRILEWVGLGGLAGLVLTWVHTLTLRQQQFSWWVFMAFTVYAMMLAELTGRHYLLELRRISPALYNVVPVTECCTPAMLFSEASAQRTLSYLKDIVCEQGYAKDIALYQELRRRGEWAWALEPNMVIHVGMFSTLRGSFEEEPQLL; encoded by the coding sequence ATGCGTCTGTCAGCCATTTTCAGGTCTTTTTGCTTTCGTTTCTTGGTCCTCATTGTGCTCACTCTCCTACTTGCCCCTATCTGTTTACGCGACCTCCTCTACTCTCCCTTGTTTTCACGACAACTGAACCTCAGGCGTTTGAGTCGTGAGTTCCTACACAGAAGCCTACAGGATGGTTCTAACGCCTTGCAACATTTCCATCAAATTGTCTCTACATccagcacagttcctcccaatacaTCTGTGCCCTGTGTCCACAGGGCAGCTGGGAGCCTTCGCCCATCACGTATCAGAGGCACCACCAGTTTGGTTGTCACCATAATTACAACAAGACGCCGTTCTGAATATCATTACCTCCTTCAGGTAACGCGTGGTTTTCTTGACCGGATGTCCGAGTGTGGCCAAGACTGCTCCACATTTCAGATTTTAATTTGTAACGTTGATTCATTTCCTGAGGGCCACTCTGATGCCTGTCTTCTCTCCCACCTGTTGCCAACAGTGTCGCGGCATTGGACCGAGCATGTGGGTGAAGCCCCAAATCGATTTGAACAGGAAAAGCGGGACTATGCCTTCTGCCTTTCCCACACATTGGAGGCCTACAACCCAGAATATGTGTTACTCGTTGAGGATGATGCGGTCCCTTTAAATGATATTTTTAATGCATTCTTCCATTTAGTGAAGGTACGCTTTCCTCaggagccactagggggcggccTGTATGTAAAATTATACCACCCAGAAAGACTTCAGGGTTACATCAACCCAGAGCCCATGCGGATTTTGGAATGGGTCGGCCTAGGAGGGCTAGCAGGACTGGTCCTTACCTGGGTGCATACTCTTACTTTGCGCCAGCAGCAGTTTAGCTGGTGGGTGTTTATGGCATTTACTGTTTATGCCATGATGCTGGCAGAGCTGACAGGACGCCACTACCTGCTGGAACTGCGGAGGATTTCTCCAGCCCTTTACAATGTTGTGCCTGTTACAGAGTGCTGCACGCCGGCTATGCTGTTCTCAGAGGCATCTGCTCAAAGGACTCTGTCCTACTTGAAGGACATAGTGTGTGAACAAGGTTATGCCAAAGATATCGCCCTGTACCAAGAGCTACGGAGAAGGGGGGAATGGGCTTGGGCACTGGAGCCTAACATGGTGATACATGTTGGAATGTTTTCAACACTTAGAGGGTCTTTTGAAGAAGAGCCGCAGCTGCTTTAA